ATTCAAGACTCCAgatttacagacagacagaatgttGTGTAGTGTGAAAATAACGGCAATGTAGTGTGACCAAGGCATTAAGTAGCTAACTAGCAAATTAGCTCGAAAGTTGGGGCGAGTGATTCTGGAGGATGATCGATGACTGTGAAGGATTGATATCTATATACACCATTATTCATTCAGCAATTGCCATCGCCCATCAAGAAATAACCAGTGTCGAGCCACGCAGCACAAAAATGGTGCTCTGTGAAGCATCCTTCTCTTGTTGGGAAAGACAAATCATTGTGCTTGGGTAAAGCAGCAGTGAGCAGGCTGTGCTTACTGTCCACTTCTTAAAGCCTTCTAAAACTAGTGCTTTATTAACTGActcattttttccctctcttttaaGGTTCAAATGAAGTTTCTGGTGGAGCAGATGAGAAGGCCAGACTACATGGATGCCCTGCAGAGCTTCACCTCCCCACTGAATCCAGCTCATCAGCTGGGAAACCTCCGGTACATCAGCACTGCCTTATCTAACACTCCCCTCTGAAATCgcttcagaggagagagaatgcTTAGTTCCTCTGCAGGTGTTGTTTGCGCCTTTTTCCTCTGCGTGGCTTTTAGTATAATTACAAATAATGAAAGGTGTGTGTACATTACATCCCTGAAGTGTTTTAAGAAGAGAATGTACTCACTGCTCTTAGAGTAcagcctcatttttttttacggtAAATATACTCTACATGACTCAGTTGAAGGGAAATGCAGGGACATTTCCTGAGaacattctgtttttcttcaatttgtttttcttctttaaacacGTTTActctttctgtttcagtctggAGGAATgcaggatgatgtcatcagccaAGCGACCTCTATGGCTTAACTGGGAAAATCCAGACATGATGTCAGAGCTGCTTTTTCAGAACAACGAAATCATCTTCAAAAATGGAGATGGTGagctttttctctgtgttttttccccttgtaTCGCTCTCACCCCCTCTATTTGTTTGTCCATTATTGCCTCtgtgcaccacacacacacacacacacacacacacaaagctgaaaaTGCTCTTGCTGAGCATGCAGCATATTTCACTCTCAGCCTGTAGGGCGTATcatggaacacaaacacatcctcatCGATGCACTTTACAAGGATCTCAGCATTAACAAGTCACGTTATTTGAATCGCACTTTACCGCAGCTGCCCGCGCATTTTGCTGCAACATCTGTGACCAAACCGACTCTGACAGCCCTGCTCCATAATGCATCATGGAAGCTGATCAAAGAGCAGCTAAGCAGCTAATAATCACTTCACTGTCATTCACCTTCTTGTCTCTGTGTGCCCCTGCAGATCTGAGGCAGGACATGCTGACGCTGCAGATCATTAGGATAATGGAGAACATCTGGCAGAACCAAGGCCTTGATCTCAGGTAGGCTCCTCACTTCACTGTGACAGCGAGGATGCAGGTGCACATTACCGGGCGCCGGATGCTTTCATGTTCTGCACTCATACCTGAATGCAGATTAGCGGCAACCCCTTGCAGCCACCTCGAGTCACTTAATAAGTCTGTCACTGCCGGCCTAATTATTTCTGCCCCCCTTTATGTTTCTTGTCCTTCCTCTCCCAGGATGCTGCCGTACGGCTGCCTGTCCATCGGCGACTGCGTGGGTTTGATCGAGGTGGTGAGGAACTCTCACACCATCATGCAGATCCAGTGTAAAGGAGGCCTAAAGGGGGCACTGCAGTTCAACAGCCACACACTGCATCAGTGGCTCAAGGATAAGAACAAGGGAGAGATGTGAGTGGCAGCGATCTGCACAGCCTCTCTGGTCCTCTGTAGGGCGTAGAGGTGGCCTGACTGCTAATGTGATGATTTATTGTGTCTTTTCTGGGAAGAGTAAAGttgtgagaacatttttttttttaaatttgtttgatTCCTTAGGTATGACCAGGCCATAGATCTGTTCACGCGGTCATGTGCAGGCTACTGTGTAGCCACATTTATCCTGGGCATAGGGGacagacacaacagcaacattatGGTCAAAGATGATGGACAGGTAAAGGTTTAACATCCTTCTACATCACATATATgcatcttttctgtttctttcttaaaTGGGCACCatgtagttctggagaagaaattcaaactcagaatttttgtatgtacaatattaatgacatcataatgcaaactcagatgtattcattttttccattactgaataaacaagctgttctcagaggaaaacaatgtcccagaacactgtttgaagcttgaaaggtggcagggtccgccacatataaccaaagtaaaacagtgtgaaattgtgtagtcgttttgtttattcagtcatgaaaacaaagacactttgtttattttgttcgTTTAGGCATTAAACAGATTAACATTTCTTACCCAAATCTCCCATGAATAGATGATTAATGTCTTCctttgtcaatgtttttttgcagctgttCCACATAGACTTTGGCCATTTCCTCGAccacaaaaagaagaagtttgGGTACAAGAGAGAACGTGTGCCCTTTGTGCTCACACAGGACTTCCTGATCGTTATTAGCAAAGGAACTCAAGAGTGCACCAAAACAAGGGAGTTCGAAAGGTAAACCAGCAGTACACCCGAATTTAACTTGGCATTAACGCAATACTAGCAGTGACTTATAAAACATACCAAAGCcaagtgaaaagagagaaaactatTTCTCTGATTTTATTAGAGCAACGATTATTAGTTGATCAATAGGTGATGAACTGTTTAGAAAACTGATCAtccattttagtgtttttcaagcaaatatgtccaacattttctgttttcagcttcttgaAATGTAAGGATCTAGCAGTTTTTTGTCACTTATGGTAATAAATGTAGAGTTAGGCGCCCTGGGGGCTCAGTTTGTTGCGCATGTGACCCATCTGCAGAGGCTGTGCACTCGCCACAGCAGCCCAGGGTTGAAATCTAACCCGTGGGCCTTTGCTGCATGGCATCCCCGCGCtgtcatcctgtttcctgtcatctttcTTCACTGTCCTGTCCAGTAAAGCCtcaaaaaatagaaatgaataaAGAGTATTTGGGTTTTGGAAATACGCCACTGTGGGTATTGAAATTGTGCTAAGCATATAAAAGAAAGGTCTTGAAACTTCCATTACattctgctcacatatggccaattAAACAGGGATTGACTCATTTAAATTGGTACAAAAGGTTACATAGAGCTTGTTTAACCCCTCTTTGTAATTTTTGATTCCCTCTCCCCTTTCAGGTTCCAGGAGATGTGTTACAAGGCGTACCTGGCGATCCGGCAGCACGCCAACCTCTTCATCAACCTCTTCTCCATGATGCTGGGCTCGGGGATGCCCGAGCTGCAGTCGTTCGACGACATCGCTTACATCAGGAAGACCCTGGCCTTGGACAAGACAGAGCAGGAGGCCCTGGACTACTTCATGAAGCAGATGAACGATGCTCACCACGGCGGCTGGACTACAAAGATGGACTGGATCTTCCATACAATCCGCCAGCACGCCATGAACTGAGATGACAGCAAAAACGAAGAGAGGAGTGCAGGACTGTGGAAGCAACAGCACACTAAGAACCAAAAGAGTAGCAAGAAGCGAGCAAGGTATTTTCCCAAACACACTAAGGCCTGGTCGATATGTCTGCCAGCGCGTGACTCTGAAACATCACCTGCCAGCGCACTCACTCAGTAAGGGTGCTCAGAAGGGTCAGTTTCAGGAACATAAAGCCTAAATTCGCCTGTTTCTACAGGTTTCTGAATTTCCTCTCCCTGCACTATGAATTTAAGAGGGCCGGGTGGATTTCTGTTTCGTCAGTCTTCTTCATAGGAACTAAAAGCGTAAAGGACCTCGACCGCATTCTTCATGTGAACAAACTATGgacaaatctttattttcttctatttttttaaaattttattccTTTCAGTACATCTACAGCCATCAGCATCAAGAAAGGAACGTCACCAGGAGCATAGCTGGCTTTTTCTAACGATGAACTGACAGAGCGTTACCGCATTATTCCCACTACCTATTTTGAACTGATGAAGACAAGGGGGAGATGCCGGCGCACGGAAATGAAAGGGACAGTGAGTGCGCACATAATCACGATGACCCCCCACAGTCATGAAAAACAATCACCAACACTTTTAGAGGAAGGACTTGGAGGAGGACGTGTTGTTAAACACTTAGCTAGCATTTAACTGAAATACTTCTTTGTAGCCTACAGATGACAGAACTCATGACAGATAACTGACTTTTGTACAGCAGTATATCCATAGACTTGTATGCATTCGGTGCACATATTCCTTTTTGAGTCTATTTTCTACTGAGCCAAAGTACTAGATGTATAACTCCACTACTCAGCAGtcttatttgttaaaaaaaaaaaaatagtcactACGATTCCAAGCCTCTTGTGTACTCATAGCACTGATCTCtgcagtatttgtttttgttttgtttcgtctATCAGTATTATTCTGAGGCACAAATGTCCGTCGTCCACCCCGCGCAGCTGATAGGAGACACACCTCTCTGACGGTCAGCTGGGTACGACACCAGCAGTTGGTCTTTAGATAGAGGCAAAGGGGAAGAGGATGTGCAGTGTTCCTtttgtgtgctgtgctgttacTCTATGCAAGTTGTGACCctaaaatgtactgtatattgcaaaaaaaaagagaagatgtcagtgtgaggcagagagagaaatgcatCTCCCCCGACGCTCTCACACTGAGCAGTGTTTCAGTGGACTTTGTTCAGACAGtacatggaagaaaaaaaaaaaaacaaaacccaaaactGCTGCACTGTCACAGAGTCGTCTCCTTCTTCCCgacaaaaacaactgtgagAAACGCCTTTGGACCCTGCCTTTTGCTTCTCCAAGGTTTATATTTGGAGCTTCAATCTAAGCCATCTGTAAAATGTCTCCTTGTTCTCGATCACTGATCATTTTCaaaaggggcactacgtagttttgtagaagaaattcaaatgcCGAATTTTAACacttacaatattaatgaggtaattatacaaactcagaaatattcattatttccattactgaataaacaagctgttctcagaggaaaataaggtccccagagttagttttatttagttagattaggcacaaaaaaaaaaaaagaaatcaatcagtgaaaatctttctctgtctcacccAAAACTActcagtgcacctttaaggtgcTGTCCACACGTTTGCCATATAGCCCAAGATCCAGGTAAAGAAACAGCAACCgaagtgattttctttttttttcctttttttttaactttcgaAGTGTCTTCGTCCCTCCTCTTTCCTATGATTGTCACGTGTGTGGAAGAATGGTCTCGGCGGGTTTGCCCGCCGCGCAGACACGTACGTAAGAGGTCAGTAAATGTTCTAGCTTTACCAAATGATACACATCGGGCTGGTTTCCTGGACACTCGGAGGTCCGTCCGAAAAAGTCAGATTCTCTGTGCACGGACGAGGACTTAGAAATGCTCAGGAAACCGATCCCACTGAGATGCATGTGCTTCTGTACGGGCTACAGAGCGGTGGGCTGGAcccaaactgagaaaaaaaaacaaaaaaaactagaCCCCCATACACTTTGTTGAAGAACTGTCTCAATGATGCTATTTCCCTTTGTACTTGTTCTGGTTGTTCTCTGTTTCTCACACTGCATTATGCATGAGGTCCTCGAATATCTacgtttttcttttgttttgtttgtttgacctgATGTTGTTTACTTGAATTTCATGTATAGAAAATGACCTTGTTACTTGTGTGAGGTACAACAAAGTCACAATGAAGGTAACAGATAACTGATAACTGCTACTACATGTGCAAATTCTTTCCTTGAATAACTACAGAGgtaatatatttttgtatttttaaatttaagCAAACTCATATATGTAAACTGctaaccaaaaaacaaaaaaaaaagaaagaaaaataaaggaggaATCATGCATAGCGTGCACCATCCTCATACAAAACCCCAGTAGACAGCTTCTAGTTGTTGAAATGATATGAATGACAGATCGGAGGAGAATCGTTGAATGAAGGACAAGGAATTGATGCTGTTTGTCAGAGTTCAAGCGTCGCCTCGAGCGGAGATCTCTTGCCCTTAGTGGAAGTCTGTAGCacaatgaggaggaagaagctaccctgcatgtttttaaaaacaaccgGACTCATATGTTAGTTATGTATTCATCTGTATATATATCATAAAACCTCTTCAAATACTTGTTTTTAGTCATCCTCATATGACcatgtctgataaaaaaaaactgtatgcattcatttattgtactgttgaataaaaacatttctcccTATTTGAATCGATTTTTGGCTCTTTTATTACATTGTTTGCTTTACACTTGACCAAAATTGCTATAATTTACAAGGCACTTTTAGACTGTTATCTTAATGATGAAGACGGGCTCGACAATGGGACAAGGCTTGAatcagaaaggaaaaaacaaagaattccAAACGGCACACAACACACTTTGGCTGGAGAACCAAACTGGTATGAAATGACTTGTGACAAGAGTGaagaatatacatttttacagaatATAACTCATATTAAAACCACAATATGTAGAAATCAGctatttgtgtgatttggcgccccctgCAGTTtcctgagtgcaacaccactgttgtaaatacaaatcccagctctgtgataatttgtcagatgtaatgtgtgtaactacaaacaaaactcaatgCGTCGTAATAATGcgatgtgttgaaaacttgcatGTTGaacttaaaacatgtttgtaacgctgtgatcccgccctctcactgaagctacatactgcagaaacaagtgatgggggcaGACTTAAACcgtaccatcaacatgattttgaagttGTTTAAGATAAAACCAAAAGTTACACAATGCTGCTTTAAGTTGTCTCCAACATATGTGCTTTTAGGCAATACCATGtctgagaggaaaaagggaggaGACACTAGAAACTACCGAATCAAGCCACACTGTAACCTGCCGTGAAGGctatattttatcttattatgTACCGTAAAATCCAGCAAATTCCATGCAGTGATCCCAGTGGATCTGCAAACCTTAGGCTATTCCAGCCAGCTAGCCAGCTAATCAGTCCAATCCAATGTATTCATTGCGATTTCACAGTACATATTAATCACCCCTATCATCCTATGAACAAAAACGGTTTTCCTGCATGTGCTGTAGTGATTGCATTGGATTGTACTGTACTTCTGTCAGAACAATCCAgtatgtatgaaaaaaaatatacatcgTTACATTTACGTTTTGTATGGTTTCCTGTTTACACAACGTGAACAGGATTACGTTAAAAGTCGTGTGATCCGTTTCCTGTTTACCCTGATTTTTAACGTATGATCCGTTCCCTGTACACACTGGCTTTTTACAAACCAACCACGAGGAAGTTAAACAGACTGACATGTGACTCGCTGACTGGACTGTTTTGGTGATCATGCATCATCAGAACCTGCGCGGGGAAAACAAACGCTGGTGACTAACAGAAGGTTACGAGGCCTTTTCATGCTTCCAGTGTgttcatttttgctttttggtGTCAACAAATAACTTTTTATAAGCATTATTGTGTAGTATTAGTGTTAATAGTATTATATAGTTAGTATTATTCAACTGCAAAGGgaccaaatgtttttaaaaataactcagGCAGAGACATAAAGGAGGTTTCTTGTGCTTTTATGATTCTGGGTTTAGCCGACTGTGGGATCACTGCTGTCACAcgctttttttaaataatgggCGGACAAGTACTTAGAGTATGATACAAGCACAGCAGTTTGAACAGCTATTGACCTACTCATCAGGGAAAATAATGCACCAGTGTGCTTAGCTGGTATGAACCGGGCGGAAACTCTGAAGTGATGTAGTGAAGTGAGGACTACAGTGATGTCAACCCAAAGCGCTAGTGTTATGTTAGTCTGTAAAGAAGTCAGAGAAGTTTATAACAACCACCACTCTCTGAAACGGAGAACATACaggctaaaataaaatgttacatcaaCAAAGTTTACCACAAAACTGTTTGGAATGGGATTCATTTTGCACTTCTATGGTTACTGCATTACTTTATGTTGGCCTTGTGTCTTTGTCACACACTCAGATGACTTTTAGGTTGTTTGAAGGCACAGCCACTGCTTCACATGTTTATCACTGGTATGTTTTGGCATGTTGCAGCTCGACCACTGCGTGCGTCATGAGGGAGAGTGTGTGCTGGACCTCCGGAGGAGTCTGTACAGTTTGCCCTGAGCGTGTCTTGATGTCCTTCTGCCGTCCCAAGCCTTGCTGCGCATCTCAGACGACGTGTGGGCCAAGCACTGCGTCAGCTTCACCAGGCCCACCAGCAGAGCTCCGCCACCCAGCATCAGACAGGGCCACACCAGTGCAAACAGGGTGTACTTCCTGCACATGATGGCGTTCTTCGGGTGCCGCGTACTGTCAGCGAAGCACGATGTGGGGCTCACCAGCTTTGTGTCCAGGTACTTTTTCACTTCCTCAACTTCACTCTGAAGTTCTGCTCTGGCCATCCGACATTTCGGTATGTAGAAacactgggagagaaaaaagagatgattCAAGTGTAATTTTTTATCAAGTGACCTTCTTGTTACAGTCGGCGGGGCTGATTGCAATCAGCGAGACGTGCTGCAATGTTCTTTTTtgattcaggtttttttttttttgtatgtttaaaaaaaggagaaaaaccCTTTCCAGCCTCcatgttcttaaaaaaaaaaaaagcctttcctCCAATTGCTCTGAATGGAGCAGAAGTGCAGCATGAGAGCATCCCATAATAATGTCTGCTGGCTTATTCACAAGGGTACAGTAATCACAGGACTGCCAGTTTTCCATCCTGTCAGCTTGTTCAGCACAGGTTTTTCTCTACTTTCCTCAAGTCCCTGTTAAGACAGTTAATATGACACCGGGATTCTGAGTCCGCGGAAGCAAAACTAAGGTCTGACCGTCCCTTCATGTCAGTAGCAGTACATAAACGTAAAGCTTTAAGTCCACTTCTCCAGGGCCAGATGCTGCAGGTGTTCCTCCCATACAGTCGACAAGCCCCACCTGGCGTGAAGCACATCTGAACCTCATAAAGCTTCAAGGTAAGACCCAAAAAATCCCCGGCAATTTACAGCCTTAAATCCCTACCTCAAGAGCGAGGAGCACCGGTTCCTCGTCAAAGTGGAGGAGAGCCGTCTGATTGGAGGCTGTGAGATTAACCTTTACCCTGAGGCAAGGCACGGCGCTCACACCTCTGCAGTCCACCCACTCTTCCAGGATTTCGGTCCCCAGGAGAACACAGCTGGCCTCCTCCCACTTACtggaaaacaggagggaaagtCTGATTTATCCAACTCTCGCATgtctgacacactgaaacaccCTCACAGCAGAGCGACTGTAACTCTTTCTTGTCGGTTCTCAGATGCGAGGGGTTTTTCGCTCTTTCTTGTGGCGCATTTTACGGACGCTCACGTAGGGCTGCTCACGTCGTGGAGCAGAAGGTGTGAATATCTTAAGCCTGTGGTGACCGCAGACCTCGTTTCAGGCCTTCAACCATGAACTCTGGTCGAACAGAGGAGCACCTTCAGCCAGAGACTAACggctcctgaacgcaccactgagcgccacaggaagtcattcctaCATGTGGCCATTAAACTGTACAACTATTCCCTCTGACTATCAGACTCAAATTGCtattcataaaaacaaacaaacaaactataatTACTCATGGAGCATAAACAGTTTAGCCTTCGGGGATTAATAAAgcattctgattctgattctgaactcattaaagaaaacaaacactttgagaCGAGGAAGCCGGACGTGCAAAAATGCTGACTGATTTtcaggttttaggactcattactGCAAAATACTATTATGTTAGCACGCTAACGCGCTAAATCAAGATGGGAGCGGTGGTGATGTTATTTTCAGCACCCCTCCGCCTGCTGGTAGCGTGGCcgccaagtgttttttttctgtcctcggTAGCAGCGGGCTCCCGTAACATCTAGTTTGCATAGGGCTCCGGGTTATTTCATCACTTGCTCACTACTTGATCTCCTAAATGTCTAAGTTGTACATCATAAATTGACTTTGTCCCGAAAGGATTATTGGATTAGTCAGGAAGagtttaatcaaaaaaaaaaaaaaaaaagccagataTTTGCAAGTTCAAGTTCGACAAATGTGCTGATTTGGTAACTCTCTCTCCTGTAATTTGAATATCTTTGGACCGTTGCTTGAAAACTCTTAACTAAGCAATTTAtcatttcatcaaaaaaaataataataataatttagtcACCagttaataaattaataataaaactaTTAAGTTTAGTAAGGTGCAGCCCTAAAAATGAGTATTGCTCTATGAACTTTGAATCGTGGTAGTCATCTGCGTGTAACAGAATGTCTACCATGTTGTTTAAAGTCACATATAAGTCGAAGTCCCGTCCATCACTTCTGGTGTCAGAAGGTGAGCTACAGTGTACCTGGTAATGTAAGGCTTGAGCACAGTCATGCCGACCACAAAGAACATGAGCACAGAGAAGGCCATCATGGCGAAGCCCAGCAGGATGGCTCTGTCCTCCCCCACACTGGACACTGGCATCTTGGTCCGAGCTCGCTGCCCTCCATGCCCATCCGCCCTCCACTCCTGCTGCTGAGCTGTCGACGCGTGGAACAGATCTCtgtcgctcacacacacacacacacacacacacacacacacacacacacacacacacacacacacacacacacgggcataTAAAGGCAGACATGGACACCAGGGATTTAGTGATTTAATCCAACGGTGGTACAAATTAGATTTTTGATTTGATGCATCGACACATTTCATATTCGACTCGTGAAATGATTTACTTCATCTGATTaatttttctgttctttcaaACTGAGTGATCTTCAGAGCCGAAATGCAAAATGTATCTTAACAAAATTCAATAGACTTCAGAAGAAACACTTTTGGCCTCGAGTGGCAGCAGCTCGTGCGTCTAATAATTTAAACGTCTGTCTCCAGGAATCGATATGCTATTATTCACTGAACAGACATCAGTGGGTTATGGGACGACGAGGTACGTTTTAAAGGGCCACATTTGAGATTTATTTCCACACGACTCTTGCGAGACAAATTAAGTGCTAGCAGGACCGTGAGGCTGTTTGAATGCAcggctaacatcagcatgctaacgtgcGAGTTCGAGGTGGACTGTGGAGAGCAGGTGGCAGATGCATGGGACAGAGACAAGAAGCTGCGGTCATGTCGAATAGGAAGTCACTTCCTggttattaaaatgttatcagacCCATAAATGTTTTGCCATTAACGGGCCTGTTTACGGTCCAACCCTCCACTTCACATGAATTCCCCGCGGCTGCTCTTGATCTCGTGAGATTACAGTTGCCCATGTATGCCTGACATCAGAGCAAGTCGGTGTCAAGTTGGACACAAATCTAACCGGAGTCCGCCGTGTGCACAGTGATTGCCTCTGCACAGAGCTCAGCTCAGAACAAGCTTATCGCTGACATGCCGATTACAGTGTACCAAAAACGAAAGTGCAGATGAAACTGAGGGGAATGCTTTTAGCAGCATAAGCAGGTTAGAAGTTGTAACTTTAATCCCGACATGGAACATGAATGTGCACCAGATTTGACCTGCTCATGGCCCCAGAGGAAAAGTCGGTAGTTGTCATTCTCCAGGGACCATAAATGCTttcagttgaaatatttcagtttatcTCTTAGCTGGTAGATAAATCATGATAAAGCGGACAAAACATGGTGCAGTGCCCTCTCTGCACGTATACGAGGGACAATATATCATGACATTTGTGCACTGGTGCCCCTTAAACATCCTGATCTGCTCCTGGGACTGACTCgctaacaaaatgatcaaaatcaaggCAGAGGAGCTCGCCATATCCTGACTTTGAGTCCATCTTTAGGTCGAGCTTGAAAAAGATTATGcctacacttcccataatgcaatatctttttttatacacatttaaagCCTGTAAAACTACATGCCTTTCTTTCTCCACCACCTCAGTTCACAACACCCTCTCTGTTGAATATTTCAGGTTTCAGTGCGAGGACCCCGATGACCTCATCGGATGTTGTTTTGTCAGAGAGCTCCTCCGGGGGCACGGAAGACATTATGCAACTGTTCTCACAGGCTAAGTAGTGCTGCTGGCGGCAAGTGAACTGAACTTGATGTGCAAAATGCGCGGACTGTGCCTTTAATGCAAAACCAGTTGGTAACAGTCCATTCAAAGCTGTCAGATTTATGCATCCATCTGTTTCATCCACCCCGGCCGGACACGTGCAGTATGTATAATCGTGTACCCAAGAGTTTGAAATCTGAATGTGAAGTTTCTGAAACtccacctgtgtttttccttcttaaTGACCTCCCAACAGTGTTTTCCAGAGCCTCGCTGCTCGGCCCAGTCGATCGTCCTCCTTACCGTGTCTGCCGCCTGCGAGCACCCTGCAGGTTGATGTTAATGGGGATGCTGAACGACCTCCGGGGAGAAGCTGCGTTCAAGAACATGCCCCACTCCTATCT
Above is a window of Acanthopagrus latus isolate v.2019 chromosome 21, fAcaLat1.1, whole genome shotgun sequence DNA encoding:
- the LOC119010498 gene encoding calcium-activated potassium channel subunit beta-3 isoform X1, whose product is MKCVDASNQKSNLYHRWIKSLNPWCPCLPLYARVCVCVCVCVCVCVCVCVCVCVSDRDLFHASTAQQQEWRADGHGGQRARTKMPVSSVGEDRAILLGFAMMAFSVLMFFVVGMTVLKPYITSKWEEASCVLLGTEILEEWVDCRGVSAVPCLRVKVNLTASNQTALLHFDEEPVLLALECFYIPKCRMARAELQSEVEEVKKYLDTKLVSPTSCFADSTRHPKNAIMCRKYTLFALVWPCLMLGGGALLVGLVKLTQCLAHTSSEMRSKAWDGRRTSRHAQGKLYRLLRRSSTHSPS
- the LOC119010498 gene encoding calcium-activated potassium channel subunit beta-3 isoform X2; this encodes MFLNAASPRRSFSIPININLQGARRRQTRDLFHASTAQQQEWRADGHGGQRARTKMPVSSVGEDRAILLGFAMMAFSVLMFFVVGMTVLKPYITSKWEEASCVLLGTEILEEWVDCRGVSAVPCLRVKVNLTASNQTALLHFDEEPVLLALECFYIPKCRMARAELQSEVEEVKKYLDTKLVSPTSCFADSTRHPKNAIMCRKYTLFALVWPCLMLGGGALLVGLVKLTQCLAHTSSEMRSKAWDGRRTSRHAQGKLYRLLRRSSTHSPS